The DNA sequence aagacTATTTAATTATACTAATTTTGTGAGcctaggttagaaggtttttgtttttaataaggaaaaaaatgtaattgtcaattgataatctactattaatcaaacattaattggcaTGGCTAatcataaaattaattagtaataaagactatttaactaattgTAATTTGGTGAGGCTAAGTTAGAAGGTTTtccgataaaaaaaaataaaataaaaaaagttagaatttttttttttttttttttttttaaagaaaggaaaaaccATAAtggtcaattgataatcaattgGCTAAGGGTTAAACAGGAtaccaaattttaaatattttagacaatttgatatattactaatctaatgatccaaaatatttaacaaaataagTGTATGGCAAACACCCAGTACCTAAGAAAATtcccataattatataaattaaattaattagtaTCCTTAATTTTGAAACAACTTAATCACAGGAAGGAATAGCCGTTGGAAGAAGCTTTGGCATGAAGAGGAACGAACAAGTGGACGGCAATAAGGAAATGATCGCTTATGGCTTGATGAACATAATGGGATCTTTCACTTCTTGCTACTTGGCTGCGGGTACGTAATAGTAAAAAAAATGACTGCAATCAGCTCTTTGGTTAATAATCTTTAATTAACTTGCACATTAATGCAGGACCATTTTCAAAGACGGCGGTGAATTACAGTGCGGGAGCAAAGACGGCAATGGCGAACGCAGTAATGTCGTTGTTTATGGTGCTGGTGCTTTTGTTATTGGCTCCTTTCTTTAGTTACACCCCTCTTGTTGCCCTATCTGCCATTATCGTATCTGCCATGCTTGGACTCATAAAATACGACGTAGCTTTTGAACTGCTTAGGGTTGACAAGTTCGACTTTCTAGTTTGTATGGCTGCTTTCTTAGGAGTGGCCTTCATAAGCATGGACATTGGTCTTGCCCTCTCAGTAAGAATTCGTCACCCCGCCTCCAAAGAAATCGACTTCTTTCTTTACTGATTTTTTCTATCTAAATTGCTCTTATAACTCTTTCATATATGAGATCGATCTATCATATAGCAGTATTAAATAAAAAGGGTCTCTAAATCACCTATATATGCCTTCAATTTGAAGTCTTTTTGGTGTTTAATTAGGTGGGTCTTAGCCTCTTGAGATCACTGCTTTATGTGGCTAGGCCTGGCACTTGTAAGCTTGGAAAACTACCAGACTTGGGTCTATATCGTGACTTAGAGCAGTATCCAAATGGAATAAAACATTCAGGGATCCTTGTCCTACAAATTGGCTCGCCCATTTACTGTGCAAATTGCAACTATATTCGAGAGAGGTATGCATATTCTTACCTTCAGTTCAGAATGATATGCTTGCTTAGACACTACAtatagatacacacacacacacacacacacagatctgTTCAAAAATGTGCATGTAATAATTCTCAATTGCCCAGCTTGCATGGTTAAATTTTTTGCAGGATTTTGAGATGGATTCGCGATGAGCAAACCAGTTCCAGAGATGTTGTTGAGCATGTCTTGCTCGATTTATCAGGTAGGCTAATTATGGTActgtgatgtttatcatacactcaatttacatctatttgaacaaaaattacaatttgtatGAATTAAAATTATAACATTGAAAACAGAGTTACCATATTTATTTACACTATtaacatataattaaacaaaaattacaacattgacaacaaatttgttcaaaacttGTAACAAGGTCATAGTTGATGTAATTACCATTAATAAAACTAAGATTactcaaaatatgactcaaggttaccactttgacaacaaatttgttgtcacatttataaatgtgtGTATCACATATGGGTatgtattatagaattttcccttTGTATCATTTCATTATCAATTATTTTTAATTGAGTTTCATTTTTTAAGGAGTCGTCACCATTGACGTGCCTGGCATTGAAACACTGGGCGAGATACTTAAAATCCTGACTGGAATGAACATTAAGGTTAGCTCCAAGATTGCACGTTCCGTCTTCTTCATCAATTCATCAACTCGATTATAGATAAACCGAGAGTAACTCTATACCAAAGCAGCGAAAatgcaattttttcttttttttctttttctggcagTAAATGTATGTTTTGTTTCTGTTAAACTCTTTCAGCTAGGACTAATAAACCCGAGACTTAAGGTAATGGAGAAGATGATAGCATCGCATTTCCTAGACAAAATCAAGAAGGAAAATGTGTTCTTGTCCGCGGAGGATGCAGTCGAATCGTGCAGGTTCTCACTTGACAGGTCAACTGAAAATAGTGGTTTATCATCAGCACGACAATCTGATGCTGTTTAGGATTAACAAGTTTTTATTCTCgagtctttttcttttcaaagaatTTCGATGCACCCCTTCGCTTTCGCTTAATATCTCTCTTCATCCATTTTGTATAGGTGAATGTACATCATTAATTTGGCGGcaattagctagctagctagcgcctcttattttttcattttttattttttaatagtgAAAGTATTATGAATAGTACGTGTTGTTGTGTTAATGGGAATAAGGATTTACTGTGATAGCTAGCTAGGTTTTTCTAGCTTGATAACGAACGTGCATGTGACTTAGGTTTTCTAAATTAGGTAATAGGTATTTTGCTTCCTTGTTCTCTCTCTTATAGCTAtatcaatgagaaattaagcTCTACGTACCGCTCCAGCCTCCAGTACATACTGTTTTTCAACTTTGAGAAGACTGAGGACGTCCTCCCTGTGTAATCATCCAGTCCAACCATATTTAGGTCCATTAACTCCAAAAGCCATTCTTATAAAAGATgggtaaaataaaaaaaatctttacCTAAGAGCAATCGATCATTACCGTCAACGTAGAATCGTAgatgaaatgaaggatctgaaAGACCACCCTGTTACATTCATTGCTCAAATAAAGCACTGACTGCACAGATGGTCACTCTAACACCCAAACCGAAAATGcaaaaaactaaaattcaaAAGCAAAATGCAAAAGAACTAAAATTCATAAGGAAAATGTAAAGAAAAAATAACTAACGACTACATTTATTCCAACACAACCCTAATTCTCCGCATCTGTCTTAATTAGCTTGGGGTGTAGTGACCTTCTTAGTGTACCCCTCCACCAGACACTGCATGAACAACCTCAAATTAGGATTGTGTTGAGTCCAACTGACAACGGAGTAGCCAAAGGACCCAGCTTCAAATCCAGCCCAAGCTAGAGAAAGGAGGGAAAGTGGGGTTAAACCAAAAGGCCCAGCCTACTCCAACTTCCCTCATCCCTACACCTGGATTAGTCTCACCTTAGCAAGACCTGCAGAGCTGTTGCGCCTCAACCAATTTAGTTTGGCGGCCTCCCCAGGCGCCAAACCACGGCAGCCATCACGCCCACCAAAAGCTTGTGTTTTTGCCTACACTGCAGCCGTCCGAGTCCGATCACGAGCCAATCACCTCCTTCGGCAAACGCTGTGCTCCTGCTTCTTGACCAAGCATTGACGCCACACCAAGACTTGAACAAGCAAAGCCATCTTCGCACCTGAGCGTGCCACCGCTCTGTCATCGAAACTCAAAACTAGATCCCGACCACACCAAGGCCGACGCAAACGAGAACATCAGCTGCCTCGAAAAACCATCGTAGGATCCGCACCCAGCCACTCCAGAGCCTGGAATGCTCTGTCCTCTTAAGAGACACAGCGTCAGTGGATGCCTTCTATGTGGTCGGGTAGAAGACAGTCGCCACCGCCTATGTTGTTATCATCACTTGGAAATGAActcctttttgttttctatcTTGAATTTCTTTATAAAGTAATTAAAAATCAAATGATGTTACATCAATGTCTTTGTCTATGGTTCGACATGTTTTACGCAAATTAAACCATGCAATAATAAATTCCTATCATCCAATGTGGTCTTAAAAGATCATTAACAGTATTGTAACTAGATCGTAACTCATTGGTTTCACATAGAGAAAAGAATAATGCGGTCGCGTTGTGTCTACATTCATACAAACTTGCTTCCAGCCAATTCCTATCACTATAGTTAAACAAGGTTCTTAGGTTCTTATATcttgtatttttttctttttttctttttatgcagATCGTATAATAACAAATAATAACTGGttcttgtaaaagtaaaatgggaaaATTCGTCTATTCATTTAATTAGATAGTCCTTTTATATAGGGTGAGGATTACAATGGTAATAGCAATtacaataataacaataatggATGATTGAGTTGTAACCGCTAATTCCTTAATTCCatcttcgtcagttactttgacaaATGCATATAACGTGTTTTTTCTTtaacacttccccttgtgccaagtcaaagataaaATTGTGCATGAATTGTTGCCCCACTAAAAACCTAgccaagtaaaaataaaaaccctgtgggaaaaatacaccttggtcaaaggaaaagagcacaacgcacctattACATTTGATGATGACATATGTGTGTTAGACCCCCTGAAGtttacacctccccctgatccttacatcaGTCAAgagagcttggaaagtcttcacattcctatgtttttcacatatttctcaaatatggccttaggcaatgatttggtaaacaaatctgccacattctccgtagaccttacttgattcacttgaatcttgaggagggtctgttgttgctgattgtagaaaaactttggcgatatgtgttttgtattatcactcttgatataacctagcttcatctgtttgatgcaagctgcattatcttcataaatgcaagtaggttctacagtggtagaactcaaaccattagtccctcgaatatgtgtaatgatagcccttaaccatatacattcacaaaccgcctcatgtagagcaatgatctcagagtggttcgaggaggtagtcacaagggtttgcttggttgatctccaagatatcgccgtgttatTAATGGTAAATATATAACAAGTttaggaacgacctttatgtgggtcagagaggtacccagcatctacaaaaccaaccaaaacattattTGGGGTTTCGGTGTAGTGGGTGGTGCttttgccatcaacatttcatttAGGGTTtgtagttccatctgcggtctctcttgtctctttgtagggaaagaacagtcctaagtcaatggtttcttttaggtatcggaaaatatTCTTGATACCGGCCAGTCCAGTAACGCTGTGTTGGCGCTGAGTTAAatctagctaataagttcactgagaatgtaatgtctggtcgagtgcactgggctaagtacaataatgcgtctattgcacttagatagggaatttcagctcccaacacctcttcatcatcttcctttggtCGAAATGGGTCTTTCCTTACATCCAAATTAActttgaccgatcatgggagtgctatcaggatgcactttgtccatgttaaatcgcctgagcatcttttggacatacgcagactggtggaccagtattccacaaactctgtgttctagttcaaggcctagacagaatcgagtttttccaagatccttcatctcaaattcggatttcaaatagctcgcggtttctcttatttcatcaagagtacctattatgttgatatcatcgacatatacaactATAATTGTAAATttagaacttgttttctttatgaatacacaggggcataattcatcgttcgtATATcttttcccaatcaagtagtcacttagacgggtataccacatccgcccggattgtttcaatccgtaaagtgagtgtttcaacctaattgcaaacacaCTCCgtagtttagagtcacttgacttgggtaatgtaaggttTCAAgcaccttcatatatatatatatatatatatatatatatatatatatcttaatcaagatccccatagagatatgcagtaaccacatccatgagttgcatttccagtccttctgaaactaccaagctaactaagtagcagaacgttataacatccattaaGGGAGAGTACGTCTCCTCGTAGttaattccagggcgttgtgagaaaccttgcgccacaagatgagccttgtatctcaggacttcattcttctcattacgctttctgaccaagacccatttatgtcctacaggttTTACACTTGGTAGGGTTAACACTACCgtaccaaatacctgtctctttgccagagaaACTAGTTCTGCctagattgcttctttccatttaggtcaatatgctctttgttgacattctgcaacagagcatgGTTAGATATCATCATGCTCTATGATTttttgagcaacagtgtatgtaaatacatcatcaatatgtatggaagatctttccatcaactcatacagactctcataatccattgagatttctttgttctctagaatcatttcaaacatcgaatcgtcctccagtattgattcatggatataactataaggattaaattctgcttactaccttgtactttcaagggttcatcagttcagtccatgcacttctaatttaatcagaaaagtccttgcactctctaatttcatcaaatcgatccaatccatcactattcctttaattttcgctgttaaaatgctgacgtgggACCTTCTCATAGGAAAAATTCTCAAACTACCCATCTCTAGGAAACCAGTCAACATGTTAGTGTTGTCaatgcagatgggtagtttggaaattttccccgaaaattgacggagtggtgacggattggatcgatttgatgaaattggagagtgcaaggacttttctgattaaatttgAAGTGTAAGGACTAAACTGATGAACTCTGCTATGCCAAAAATGGCAAGcaatttaaaaccctttttGTTAGGGCTGGGATTTGGAACCGTAAAACCGATggaaccgcaccgaaccgcaccgaaattctcggttcggttcggttctacaACATATGTATACAAAtttttttcggttcggttcctAGAGTCATATGATCGGTTCGGTTCCGGTTCTTGTTTTTAAAACATCCTTGGAACCGAATTACACATGTCACTGTATAAGTAGACATTAGTGGTGAGCTTATTTATGTAAAATAGACCCTTTCTCATGTGATCGGGCCTTCCAAATGCAATCAGAGCCTTCCATCTCTTCTCATAATATCCTAACCGTTCGATCAAAACCCTATCTGACTTATCTCTTCGACTCTCCCGAGTTCCCTcaaactctcactctctctgtctctcgaAACACAAACGGCGCTCGGGCCTCTCCCTCATCATACATCGATCAATCCAGTCATCCGGTCCTCGTCCAGTCGTCCAGTCGTCCTCGTCGTCGTCCAGTCGTCCAGTCGTCCTCGTCGCTCCTTCTGCTCATCCAGATCCAGTCGTCCAGTCGTCCTCGTCCAGTCGTCCTCGTCGCTCCTTCTGCTCATCCAGATCCAGTCGTCCAGTCGTCCTCGTCCAGTCGTCCAGTCGTCCTCGTCGCTTCTTCTGCTCATCCAGATCCAGTCGTCGTCCAGTCGTCCTCGTCCAGTCGTCCAGTCGTCCTCGTCGCTCCTTCTGCTCATCCAGATCCAGTCGTCCAGTCGTCCTCGTCCAGTCGTCCTCGTCGCTCCTTCTGCTCATCCAGATCCAGTCGTCCTCGGCTCGATTGTAATAGAAGATCGAAACCCAGACGACCTCCGTCGAAACCCAGACGTCCTCCGGTCTCCGCCTAGGTAtctcactatctctctctccctctccgagccccgctcctcctcttcttctcttctgagTTTCTGAATTCTAATACCAACTAATCTGTACAATTGGGTTCAATACTTGGATTTCCATTTAATCTTGTGGGAAATACTTCGATTTTGAATGGGTATAGTTGACTAGGTTGATTCGGCCGAGTTGGGAAGATAGTCTTCTatggttgaattttttttgcAGACTTCATgtgtttgtgattttgtttgatgGGTTTAATTACTCTTCTATGGTTTTGGTATTCATGTGATTGTATTTAGTGTTTCAGTTTTGATGCAATAAATTGTAGTTGTCATTGTAGTTCCCTTGATCAGTGGTTACAAGAATAACAGAGGAGCTATACttccattttgtttttctttgtttactgGAGTTCCACTTGGTTATATTGGCTGTAGTGTTGGTTTTGTATCTTTTGGGGGATTCTTTTGGTTTTCGGCCTATTGATGATGAGAATTTGAAAACTTTGAGATAGTACTGTTACTGTTTTAGAAGAtgagaaatttggttttggaaatgGATGAGAAGTTGCTTCGTGAGGGTCTGTGTGGTTGAGTGGAATTGCAGTGGCGGTTTGGATTCGTAGATGATTGTGTTTGTTAATGTGTGAACTTGTATGTGTGATTTGTGTGGAAACTGGACATAAAACCACTATACCAGTCCATTCCCTTGAGCTTGTACAAATGATCAAAATAGGTTCTTTAGTGCCAGTGAACTAGTGAAGTGTGCTCGACTTTTTTAAGTTTGCAAGTTCAAATGTTCAAAGTTTGCTTTTGTTACTTTTGGAACTGAGtttattagaaattaatctGTTGGGTATACAtatattagaaattaatttctaatctgtTGGGTATAGGATGTTTTACGGTATACATATGTTTGATCGATTTTAACTGATTTGATCTTGATGTTAATTTTAAATGTTGTTGACTGGTCAGATTGCAGGAGGGACTGGTCAGATTGTCAGAGGAATCTTCATGTGTAGCAATGCATATACTAATCAGGTctgttttaaacttttaatttgGCCTTGCTTTTTAGTCAATTTGGTGTCCTGTGTTTACAATTTAGCTAATTTGGTCATGTTTATCCGGATTGGCAGGAAATCTTGACCTACTTTCGTGGATCTGAGTCGCAGAATTTGTAGGTACAGATTGCTTCTTGCTTACTGCCTTGGAGTTGGAGATCTAATTCCATGTCCGAAGCATCTGCTAGCTCCTCTGACCCATCCGCTTCCAATTTTGAACCAGCCGCTTCCAATGAAATTGTGGTTGCAAACAACAACCCTGAAACATCTCAACTAGCAGCCAACAACACTGCTCCAACTTCCAGTAAACCAACAAAAGCTTCTACTGCTCGGAGCTCTGTTgccaagagaagaagaggagagaagaagaaaggcaGGCAGAGGTCGGATGTCTGGGATCACTTCACGAAAGTGGATCATCCTTTGATTGAGACTGTTGATGGAGTAGAGAAAGTGGTTGGCCATACTAAGAGGGCTCAATGTAAGTACTGTACAACTCATTTAGCATGCAATTCATATGAAAATGGCACATCTACTCTTAGGAAACACATTGAGATAGTGTGTAAGAAATACCCTGGTAGAGTTAATATAgaatctagccaacaagttttgACTAGTGATGGAAAAAGAGGTCAGAGTAGTTTGGTTAGTGTGAATTGGTCACAAGATAATTGTGTGGAAGCTGCAACTCATATGATAGTTGTCGATGAGCTACCATTCAGTTTTATTGAAAAACCGGGGtttaattatttttgtagtGTTGCTGTACCCTTGTTTAAAGTCCCAGGTAGGAAAGCCATAGTCAAAACCTTTCTAGGCATGTATGATGCCAAGAAGGAGGAGTTGAGGAGGGAATTGAAGTCACATTGTGTTTGTTTGACAACAGACACTTGGACTTCTTGTCAGAATATAAACTACATGGTGATTACTGCCCATTTTATTGATCGGGGATGGCAGATGCACAAAAGAGTGCTTGCTTTTTGTGTGGTTCCAAACCACCAAGGTGTAACCATAGGAAAAATCTTAGAGAAGTGTTTGATTGATTGGTCAATAGAGAAGGTTTTAACAATTTCTGTTGACAATGCCTCTGCCAACAAGCATGCCATTGATTATGTTAGGAAGAAAATGTGCAATTGGGACATAAAACCAATCTTTGAAGGTAAGTTTATGCATGTGAGATGTTTGGCTCACATTGTAAACCTAATTGTGAAGAGTGGACTGAATATGATGGAGAGGTCAGTGTCTAGTATAAGGAATGCTGTGAGATATGTTAGAAGTTCGGGTGCTAGGTTAGATGAATTTAAAAGCTGTGTAGAGCAGGAGAAAGTTGAATGCAATAAGATTTGCATCTTAGATGTTCcaacaaggtggaattccacctttcTTATGTTGGACACAGCTTTGGAGTTGAAAAAAGCATTTGATAGATTGAAGGATGAGGAGGATTCAAGGTACAAAAGCTACTttgatgaagaggaggaagttgaagatgatgatgaaactgAAAATCAGAGTAAAAAGAAGAAAGTGGCTGTAAAAAGGGTAGGGCCACCAAGTGATGCAGATTGGGACAATGCAGCTGTTTTTGTGAAGTTTTTGAAAGTGTTCTATGATGTGACCCTTAATGTTAGTGCTTCACTTACCCCCACTTCACacaaggcattccatgatattGTTACTATTGAAGCAGAGCTTGAAGATCTCAGTTCTATTGGGGTAGGGCCTGATTCAAGTGAAGCAGACAAAGTCTTGTACGACATGGCAGTCAAGATGAAGGCCAAGTATTCCAAGTATTTTGGGAACTTAGATGACATGAACCAACTCTTCCTAGTTGCTTTGGTCTTAGATCCTAGGTATAAATTGAGAAATATTAGTTGGTTGTGTGAAACAATGTTGAATTTGTGTGATTGGGAGATCAAGAAGAAATGTGATGAAGTAAAGCAGCTTATGGTAGACTTGTGTGACTTGTATGGGCAGTCTAATGGTTCACATGGTGGACCATCCAAGGCTAAGGGTAAAGATCCTATTACTAGTGACACATCTATTAGTAAGACTAGAAGTAGAGCAAGGATTCTTAGTGGGAAGAGGGCTGTTATGCAAGAAGACTGGAATAGGCAGCTTGAACAGAATAATGATGTTGTGGTGGGACATGAAGTTGATAGATATTTGCTGGACCCTATAGAAAAACCTGCTGAAAATGATGATtggaagattttggattggtgGAAGCTTAATGGAGGTAAATATCCCAACTTGCAATCATTGGCTAGAGACATATTAGCCATACAAGTGTCAACAGTTGCAAGTGAGTCAAGTTTCAGCACTGGGAAAAGGGTAATAGATCCATATAGAAGCTCTTTAAACCCAAAAACAGTTGAAA is a window from the Rosa chinensis cultivar Old Blush chromosome 2, RchiOBHm-V2, whole genome shotgun sequence genome containing:
- the LOC112183519 gene encoding uncharacterized protein LOC112183519, encoding MQSEPSISSHNILTVRSKPYLTYLFDSPEFPQTLTLSVSRNTNGARASPSSYIDQSSHPVLVQSSSRPRRRPVVQSSSSLLLLIQIQSSSRPRPVVLVAPSAHPDPVVQSSSSSRPVVLVASSAHPDPVVVQSSSSSRPVVLVAPSAHPDPVVQSSSSSRPRRSFCSSRSSRPRLDFVIVVPLISGYKNNRGAILPFCFSLFTGVPLGYIGCSVGFIAGGTGQIVRGIFMCSNAYTNQEILTYFRGSESQNL